One region of Budorcas taxicolor isolate Tak-1 chromosome 3, Takin1.1, whole genome shotgun sequence genomic DNA includes:
- the LOC128045629 gene encoding UDP-glucuronosyltransferase 1A9-like, translating into MAPAMLMGFFPVCVCLLLTPGFAEAGKLLVVPMDGSHWFTMRSVVEKLSQRGHEIVLVIPEVSWHLSNSSNITIKTYHTAYTLEDLNVEFRKFSDFQWKVRPQNLLPMLISSENTIFDYFFSRCRSLFEDKKLVKYLEESSFDAVFLDPFDMCGLIIAKYLSLPSVVFTRGVFCHYFEEGTQSPMALSYVPRAFLAFSDAMTFEQRVWNLIRHLEERLFCHYFYKNVEEIASEIFQTPVTTSELFSQTSIWLLRNDFVLDYPRPVMPNVVFIGGINCQKLNQKPLSEVSYFSFSMLKINVALDILKKMP; encoded by the coding sequence ATGGCTCCTGCAATGTTAATGGGcttctttcctgtgtgtgtgtgtctgctgctGACACCAGGCTTCGCCGAGGCAGGCAAGCTGCTGGTGGTACCCATGGATGGGAGCCACTGGTTTACCATGCGTTCAGTGGTGGAGAAACTCTCCCAAAGGGGGCATGAGATTGTCCTAGTCATACCAGAGGTGAGTTGGCACCTGAGCAATTCATCCAATATTACGATAAAGACTTATCACACGGCTTACACTCTGGAGGATTTGAACGTCGAGTTCCGGAAATTCTCTGATTTTCAGTGGAAAGTTCGGCCACAGAATCTACTTCCTATGTTAATAAGTTCAGAGAACACAATTTTTGATTACTTTTTTTCACGCTGTAGGAGCTTGTTTGAGGACAAGAAATTAGTAAAATACTTAGAAGAGAGTTCTTTTGATGCAGTGTTTCTAGATCCTTTTGATATGTGTGGTTTGATTATAGCCAAGTATCTCTCACTTCCATCTGTGGTCTTCACCAGGGGAGTTTTCTGTCATTATTTTGAAGAAGGCACTCAGAGTCCCATGGCCCTTTCTTATGTTCCGAGAGCTTTTTTGGCATTCTCTGATGCCATGACTTTTGAGCAGAGAGTATGGAATCTTATCCGGCACTTAGAGGAACGTTTATTTTGCCACTATTTTTACAAAAATGTTGAAGAAATTGCCTCTGAGATTTTCCAGACGCCTGTCACAACATCTGAACTCTTCAGTCAAACATCAATTTGGTTGTTACGGAATGACTTTGTTTTGGACTATCCCAGACCAGTGATGCCCAACGTGGTCTTCATCGGTGGCATCAACTGTCAGAAGTTGAATCAAAAGCCATTGTCAGAGGTAAGTTACTTCTCCTTTAGCATGTTGAAGATTAATGTGGCtttggacattttaaaaaagatgccTTAG